A section of the Pochonia chlamydosporia 170 chromosome 2, whole genome shotgun sequence genome encodes:
- a CDS encoding fungal specific transcription factor (similar to Colletotrichum gloeosporioides Nara gc5 XP_007285806.1), which produces MLIANQIKDSAGSGSMGHSETVQNNLHCGRYPISNGHQYGQPQLANSRKRKHQEDTMSTIPTWDQLDDCASLLPTYGVLEHIINAYFSTVHHWMPFIHQRRFRARLLEPVEAQKMTVLLHGMTVVAFRQIDATAIPIDEVAIEEQIRISRNVVMLNAMDGLSIENLQALALVAFDRMGSANTPRAWAIVGSLVKSVEYLQLTVEPDEVSRHSFMRPLVLLPLAQSPGEEEERRRVFWNIFLLDRFLSVTSGWNPSITAQDAHRRLPSNGKTWNSNERAATPFFGILDRSTSKIGNLMPYVGPHGTPSTESNVQGLSPGAVRTDEAANLGALAFRIEATESLSQVLSCFLLQEFNFRDRDQVSKWLARFKELDLRLVHWKLFFPKRWSDSNVSSDHPSIEMDPNLTLAHLTHNTSMILLHQHIAYPSRDLTNHVKLPTACSAETCQLAAAEIASIIGKFLSHISYLVPAQFAFCAFIAARIMLVHWRLYDTQLRNEFSALISYLRDMSQRWQGAHVTERRRQNVPDELDIAARYATELEGLHEKCLADPGFCTQILTHPFTTACNDADPFAIRHPDTGLFIGRAMDNLSPFSSDQRSPSVSLRHESNVASRQQKRISVRDADYTAATMVAQHPMPEPVAGNGDVVDEMALGLDTESLGDELAAVSHTLLDQQFADMDRVFTLSGTDFTFGIGNWDAVPLS; this is translated from the exons atgttgattgCGAACCAGATCAAGGACAGCGCTGGCAGTGGAAGCATGGGACATTCAGAAACTGTTCAAAATAATCTTCACTGTGGCAGATATCCTATTAGCAACGGCCATCAATACGGACAGCCACAGCTAGCCAACTCCCGGAAACGTAAGCATCAAGAAGACACCATGAGCACAATTCCGACCTGGGATCAATTGGATGATTGCGCATCCTTACTACCTACATACGGCGTACTGGAACATATAATCAACGCATATTTTTCGACCGTCCATCATTGGATGCCGTTCATTCACCAAAGGCGGTTTCGAGCGCGACTCCTAGAACCTGTTGAAGCGCAAAAAATGACAGTCTTGCTCCATGGCATGACCGTTGTCGCCTTCCGCCAAATTGATGCAACGGCTATTCCAATTGATGAAGTTGCTATTGAGGAGCAGATTCGTATTTCTAGGAATGTCGTCATGTTGAATGCCATGGACGGGCTGTCCATCGAAAACCTCCAGGCGTTAGCACTCGTTGCGTTTGACCGG ATGGGCTCAGCAAACACCCCACGAGCATGGGCGATTGTCGGTTCACTCGTCAAAAGCGTGGAATACCTACAGCTAACGGTTGAGCCGGACGAGGTTTCTCGCCACTCCTTCATGCGCCCACTCGTGCTTTTACCTCTGGCGCAAAGTcctggagaagaggaagagcgaCGACGAGTATTTTGGAACATATTCCTTCTTGACAGATTTCTTTCAGTTACGTCCGGATGGAATCCTAGCATCACGGCACAAGACGCACATCGCAGGTTGCCTTCGAATGGGAAAACGTGGAATTCGAATGAGCGGGCCGCAACACCTTTCTTTGGTATCCTCGATAGATCAACTTCCAAGATTGGAAACTTGATGCCGTATGTTGGTCCTCACGGAACCCCGAGCACCGAGTCCAATGTGCAGGGCTTGAGTCCCGGCGCTGTCAGAACAGATGAGGCAGCCAATCTTGGAGCATTAGCGTTTCGGATCGAAGCTACAGAGTCGTTGAGTCAGGTTCTATCGTGTTTCCTACTACAGGAGTTTAACTTTCGCGATCGAGACCAGGTCAGTAAATGGCTGGCTCGGTTCAAGGAATTGGACTTGCGCTTGGTTCA TTGGAAACTGTTCTTCCCGAAGCGATGGAGCGACTCCAATGTTTCTAGTGATCACCCTTCCATCGAGATGGATCCAAACCTCACGCTGGCGCATTTGACGCACAACACATCGATGATCTTATTGCATCAACACATCGCGTATCCGTCCCGCGATCTCACGAATCATGTCAAACTACCGACCGCATGTAGTGCAgaaacatgtcaactggCAGCTGCGGAAATTGCTTCCATCATTGGCAAGTTCCTATCGCATATTAGTTATCTGGTGCCTGCACAGTTTGCATTCTGTGCATTTATCGCCGCCAGGATCATGCTAG TTCACTGGAGACTCTACGATACTCAACTGCGAAACGAGTTCTCTGCTCTCATATCGTACCTTCGCGACATGTCGCAGCGTTGGCAAGGCGCACACGTCACAGAGAGGAGGCGACAAAACGTGCCGGATGAACTGGATATTGCAGCGAGATATGCCACAGAGCTAGAAGGACTTCACGAGAAGTGCCTCGCAGATCCTGGATTCTGCACACAGATACTGACACATCCCTTCACCACTGCCTGCAATGATGCGGACCCATTTGCCATTCGTCACCCAGATACTGGACTGTTTATCG GAAGAGCAATGGATAACCTTTCACCGTTTTCCAGCGACCAGCGCTCGCCTTCTGTCTCACTAAGACATGAAAGCAATGTTGCAAGTCGCCAGCAAAAGAGAATATCCGTCCGTGATGCTGACTACACTGCAGCCACCATGGTTGCCCAACACCCCATGCCAGAACCAGTAGCAGGCAATGGCGACgttgtggatgagatggcCCTTGGTCTGGACACTGAAAGTTTGGGTGATGAGTTGGCAGCGGTGTCACACACTCTTCTGGACCAGCAGtttgcagacatggacagggTGTTTACTTTGAGCGGCACAGACTTTACGTTTGGGATTGGAAACTGGGACGCGGTGCCACTTAGTTGA